ACATAGCTACTGGCTTGGAATAAATCATCTCGCTGACATggtaattatttcttttcttaaaaagcattttattttcagaaaggTAAAACACCACTGCACAAGTTAAAGTTGACGTCCTATCATAAGTTGTGGTTGGTCCGAAGGTTTTTGTGAGTTACTGCTCctacaaatatatttgaaaggTTGCAAGCTGCATGCAACACCTCTTACTTCAATAAGATGGCTAATGAATTGCATCATAGTTTAATGATAGCAGTTGCCTTTATGTGTTGACATATggaaatttgataataaaactttaaaatttgtcaataaGTTTATGCTAATatatttacaactgttctgAAAGGATAGGGGGGGATTGAAGTGCTAAACTGTAAATGGTTGGACAAAAGTCATCTTTACATaccatttattaatttaaacacCTGTGTAGTCTTTAGATGAAGTAAGCCAGATGATGAAACAATACGGAAACAACAGTTCATTAGACGGGTCTACTTACCTCCCACCGAGTAATGTAAATACTCCCGAAGAAGTCGACTGGAGGAAACAAGGATACGTCACACCAGTGAAAAATCAGGTATCAATTATCTTTGTTttccatacatatatataatatacagtCCACACACAAATCACgatatttcaaacatttattttcaagacATTTTCCGTTACACAAATCCATATTTGTACAcatgcatttttaaaagcatACACATGACTCAAAGTGAATACGGTTTATAAAGAATGTTTCGGCAATATTTacttttgacaaaaaaagatTTCATTTATGATAGCCAGCcgtgtttttttgtattaaaatagaataaaaatttaaaagatcaatTATAAGGAAGATGATTCAAGTTGatcggacttcaacttcatcaaaaactacctctaccaaaacttaaaaaaaaaaaattaacctgGAACGAGACAGACGGACGAGAGGACGAACTAACGGACGAACAAACATACAgacagacacacagaccagaaaacataatgcctctaTATTATCGTAGGTGGgctaaaaattaattaaatttcttGTCTCGCGTGCATCTCTTTTTTCCAGGGACATTGTGGATCATGCTGGTCGTTTGCAGCCACGGGTTCATTGGAAGGTCAACATTTCAGAAAGACCGGGAAACTAGTGTCGTTGTCGGAACAGAATCTTGTGGATTGCTCATCTGATTACGGTAAGTATTTAGTTTCTAAAACTAATGAGAGTGTAGAGGATACAAATAACAAGGATCAAAAACAGGACACCACATTGTCATCAACAACGATTTCAATCTTTTTACACGTATCGTTTCTAAATTTACGGGCTCAATAAACAAATTGTATAACATTTCTCGCTGGTAATTAAATCACCCAACCAGTCAACCTATCAATCATATCCCTCTAAAGTTTACGATAGTAGAATAGCCAAACTCATTACCTTAAAGATCGCATCTTAATCAACGGGACTCATTAAACAActtgtaatatttgccactggatttTGAATCACTTAAACAGTCAAGCAAGCAATAAAATAATCACCTTTTAAAGTTAAGAATAATAGCTCAATCAAACTATAATCGTAATGTGTTATTGattgtatttaaatgttctttaaatttcATGATTATGCATTTTGTAACTGTAGGTAACAAAGGCTGTCACGGCGGGTATGTGTCTAAAGCATATCAGTACATTAAAGACAATGGAGGGATAGATACCGAATCCTCGTATCCCTATGAAGCTACGGTTAGTTAAAAGGGACATATTTAGAAAACTATTTAGAATACCTGCAGGTCGAATAATTTGTCATTACAGCAAAGAAAAGAACAATACTGATATTTTTAGAGAGAAAAAGGATATCATAGGTTGCTTTAGCCTCGTTCACACCTGACCGGATAAGACGAACGGACgactaacggatgaaaataaaagttgtcccttgacaaaattgttatctgtTGGGAGTtcgttgatgtactgaccaaCTACAACGGACGCGTAACAAAAGCATAACGGGCATGCAACGTACATCCAATGTACGggtaccgcataaaacggacacctaacggaagcgtaccggataaaacggataaacaagatatacgaaaaaattaaaggcgacaataatattacatgtaaatcgcattaatattgaaaatgttctGTGTcactggttttggtttgttcttcaaaatgccgCTAAAGGGCAGAGTCTGACCTGAATAACAGCTGCTTGATTGTAAAGATATGCCCTGATTCTACGATCgattatcaataataataattcatgacgttcgttcaacatccgttttatccgttagacgtccatTGGTGAATTTATCTGCCAGACCTCTAAAAGATGTATAACGGACaggtaacggatacaaaacgtaAACGAatcggacgagtaccgtacaaaacaaACGCCTAACGACGAATATGCTCAAAATTTTTCACCGGgcagaacggacgtcgacggataaaacgtacgcctaacggacatgcaacggatatggacggatgCCTAATGGATAGGAAcagacgtctaacggacatgaacggattgaaaaaaagttattcgttaggcgtccgttcgagttatccggtaaggtgtgactgAGGCTTAACAGAGAATAGATTTTACATCATATAGATAATATCAGATTTTGTTGAACATGTAAGTCGCCTGTGTCGTAGGGTATTATCGTTGTTcagttataaaacaaataaaaaaacaattaactcCAATCTTGAAAACCTCtggtgtattttttaaattttttattgcttttggGCGGTGGCCTCACCTATTCAACGGGATACTATAGTATTcctaaacaaaattatgtgatctttttataaccaaataatttaacatttgcAGGATGACAATTGTAGATTTAAGGAGAATGATGTTGGAGCTACAGCCAAAGGATTTACTAACATTGAATCTGGAGACGAAAAGGCTCTACAGTCTGCAGTAGCTACCGTGGGACCAATAGCTGTCGGGATTGATGTAAAGAGGTCTTTTCAACTATACAGATCAGGTATGTACGCCTGAACCAGTGGCAACTCTACAACAACATTATTCATCGAATCTCCAGCATTGACATTTTCaattcatgccttatatatcatgaactgtattacgacgctagattaaaactgaagAGGAAAagtaacacccggccaccgaaGCTTAATTTTTATGAAGCCGAGGTTGTCATGTGGTCTAGCGCGCCGCATACAGTGAAGGCGATTTgttgtcacgatatctcagtagcatgggttcaaataccggcgagggaagaacaacaAAATCACGAAatctaacattgttgatttGAAGTTAAGACGagttatgtgtatatatagactgacgtggaaaggtaacacatgcccaccgaaagctctttttttgagagcccaggtggtcgtgtggtctagcgggacggctgcagtgcaggcgatttggtgtcacgatatcacagtagcatgggttcgaatcccggcgagggaagaaccaaaaatttgcgaaagcaaatttacagatctaacattgttgggttgatgtttagacgagttgtatatatacatatagaatcGAATTCataacagtgtggctgtggacATTGATTGGCGCACTTTAAACTCCCactgactgggacagattaggtgaacgttcgTCCATAACGCCCATTGCTCACGACGTCCTTAGTATagacatttaaactgtggggtcaccaaaggttttCAACGCCTAAATGAAATAATTCGAAATACTAATCAggaatttgtgttttgaaaaaagaataacttactggctttaaaaattgcaatgcATGTGTTGATCGGTTATCTTTTTCGGACGTCAAAGCTATTTAATTATTGCGATTGTCGAATAATGtcatcttttaacttttttatctggtctaaaaaattattttagaacGAATGCATAATCCACTTTCAAAAGTTGTgcaaatacataacatatagacaaaatatacttcTGCCCTATCTTTTTCGTGCTTGAAAGTTATTGGATAGTACGAAAGCTATTTGGATTAAACCTTGTGAAATTTGCATGCATTTACTATTGGTAAAACTGTTCTGCTATACTGCTACTACTTTGTGAAAAATATACTTGGCAGAGAAACGcatttatcttatttatattcaaatcgACCCAATTTACATAGAAATGGACGACTTCGTGCATTTTGTGatcgcaaataaaatatgtttcggaccatacgcgtatggtccaaatactcatacggccCGAACACATACATGATATTCTGTGCGTTAT
The nucleotide sequence above comes from Mytilus trossulus isolate FHL-02 chromosome 5, PNRI_Mtr1.1.1.hap1, whole genome shotgun sequence. Encoded proteins:
- the LOC134718784 gene encoding procathepsin L-like translates to MKMKLFLTLVYVGHALTGPLIFTPAELNNEWELFKISYNKMYSDNVEDLKRRQIWEDNVRFIEHHNMAADRGEHSYWLGINHLADMSLDEVSQMMKQYGNNSSLDGSTYLPPSNVNTPEEVDWRKQGYVTPVKNQGHCGSCWSFAATGSLEGQHFRKTGKLVSLSEQNLVDCSSDYGNKGCHGGYVSKAYQYIKDNGGIDTESSYPYEATDDNCRFKENDVGATAKGFTNIESGDEKALQSAVATVGPIAVGIDVKRSFQLYRSGIFDDPTCSSVTYNHGVLVVGYGTENGQDYWLVKNSWSAFWGMDGYIKMSRNKNNQCAIATDALYPLV